Proteins co-encoded in one Candidatus Auribacterota bacterium genomic window:
- a CDS encoding peptidylprolyl isomerase, producing the protein MMKQLVCASIFLACGLMAVGCGARKEEPVASSPKGTAAGAKKDGSMAAKVNGAVITRADVDQAVKALMNRFGGRMPPEQMAGMKPVMWKQALESLINQRVLIQEADREGIQPDKKAIDAQVKKISSRAPSGEAFQKLLASAGITEVQLRNDIGQDLKIEALLDKKAPNTQGASDEEVKAYYRDNPEEFKVPERVRASHILVKVNPGESAEDRAQKRLKLAGLRGRIEKGEDFAKLAGENSDCPSKSQGGDLGYFEKGNMAKPFEDAAFKMKVGQVSDVVETQFGYHLIKLTGHEEAGVTPLEKVRDKVVTFLNRQKRQKVVGDYLQKLRGSATIEYAEGPRA; encoded by the coding sequence ATGATGAAGCAGCTTGTCTGCGCGTCGATCTTTCTTGCGTGTGGATTGATGGCCGTCGGCTGCGGGGCCAGGAAGGAGGAGCCGGTCGCTTCTTCCCCGAAGGGTACGGCGGCTGGTGCGAAAAAGGATGGCTCCATGGCGGCGAAAGTCAATGGGGCCGTGATCACCCGCGCGGATGTAGACCAGGCGGTGAAGGCGTTGATGAACCGATTCGGCGGGCGGATGCCTCCCGAGCAGATGGCCGGCATGAAGCCCGTTATGTGGAAACAGGCGCTGGAATCGCTGATCAATCAGCGCGTGCTCATCCAGGAAGCGGACCGGGAGGGGATTCAGCCCGACAAGAAAGCCATCGATGCCCAGGTGAAAAAGATCTCCAGCCGCGCGCCCAGCGGTGAAGCGTTCCAGAAGCTGCTCGCGTCTGCGGGGATAACCGAAGTGCAACTCCGCAATGATATCGGCCAGGATCTGAAGATCGAAGCCCTCCTGGACAAAAAGGCGCCGAACACACAGGGGGCGAGCGATGAGGAGGTCAAAGCGTATTACCGCGATAATCCGGAGGAGTTCAAAGTGCCGGAGCGGGTCAGGGCCAGTCATATCTTGGTGAAGGTCAATCCGGGAGAGAGCGCGGAGGATCGGGCGCAGAAACGGCTGAAGCTCGCAGGCCTGCGCGGCAGAATCGAGAAGGGGGAGGATTTTGCGAAGCTGGCGGGTGAGAACTCCGACTGCCCCAGCAAGTCTCAGGGCGGTGATCTCGGCTATTTCGAAAAGGGTAACATGGCAAAACCGTTCGAGGACGCGGCATTCAAGATGAAGGTCGGGCAGGTCAGCGACGTGGTGGAGACGCAGTTCGGGTATCACCTGATAAAACTGACCGGCCATGAGGAAGCCGGCGTGACTCCACTGGAGAAGGTTCGAGATAAGGTGGTCACCTTCTTGAATCGTCAGAAGAGGCAGAAAGTCGTCGGGGACTATCTGCAAAAACTGCGGGGTTCCGCCACAATAGAATATGCTGAGGGTCCGCGGGCCTAG
- a CDS encoding RNA-binding protein, whose amino-acid sequence MNIYVGGLSFEVTEEELRQAFEAFGQVASVSIIKDKFTSESRGFGFVEMPSKAEADAAVAGMNGKDLKGRTLNVGEARPRPEGNRGGGRREGGRPGGGHRGGGGGGGGGGRPYRNY is encoded by the coding sequence ATGAACATTTACGTGGGCGGTTTGTCCTTCGAGGTTACCGAGGAGGAACTGCGGCAGGCTTTTGAAGCCTTCGGGCAGGTTGCGTCGGTGTCCATTATCAAAGACAAATTCACCAGCGAATCGAGAGGGTTCGGATTCGTGGAGATGCCGTCCAAGGCTGAAGCTGACGCTGCGGTCGCTGGCATGAACGGCAAGGATCTGAAAGGGCGGACACTCAATGTCGGCGAGGCTCGCCCCCGCCCAGAGGGCAACCGCGGCGGCGGCAGGAGAGAGGGAGGAAGGCCAGGCGGGGGTCACCGAGGCGGCGGTGGTGGCGGTGGCGGTGGTGGACGCCCGTACCGCAATTACTAG